One genomic window of Macaca mulatta isolate MMU2019108-1 chromosome 8, T2T-MMU8v2.0, whole genome shotgun sequence includes the following:
- the ANKRD46 gene encoding ankyrin repeat domain-containing protein 46 isoform X1 — MSYVFVNDSSQTNVPLLQACIDGDFNYSKRLLESGFDPNIRDSRGRTGLHLAAARGNVDICQLLHKFGADLLATDYQGNTALHLCGHVDTIQFLVSNGLKIDICNHQGATPLVLAKRRGVNKDVIRLLESLEEQEVKGFNRGTHSKLETMQTAESESAMESHSLLNPNLQQGEGVLSSFRTTWQEFVEDLGFWRVLLLIFVIALLSLGIAYYVSGVLPFVENQPELVH; from the exons ATGTCGTATGTTTTTGTAAATGATTCTTCTCAGACTAACGTGCCCTTGCTACAAGCCTGTATTGATGGGGACTTTAATTATTCCAAGCGGCTTTTGGAAAGTGGCTTTGACCCAAATATTCGTGACAGCAGGGGCAGAACAGGCCTTCACCTTGCAGCAGCTCGAGGGAATGTAGACATCTGCCAGCTACTGCATAAATTCGGTGCTGACCTTCTGGCCACCGATTATCAAGGAAACACGGCTCTTCACCTCTGTGGCCATGTGGATACTATCCAGTTTTTGGTTTCCAATGGACTCAAAATTGATATTTG CAATCATCAAGGTGCTACCCCTTTAGTTCTGGCAAAGCGCAGAGGAGTAAATAAAGATGTCATCCGATTGCTGGAATCTTTGGAAGAACAGGAGGTAAAAGGATTTAACAGAGGAACCCACTCGAAACTGGAGACCATGCAGACAGCTGAGAGTGAAAG TGCTATGGAAAGCCATTCACTCCTCAATCCCAACCTGCAGCAAGGTGAAGGGGTCCTTTCCAGCTTCCGAACCACGTGGCAGGAGTTTGTGGAGGATCTGGGCTTCTGGAGAGTGTTGCTTTTGATCTTCGTCATTGCTTTGCTGTCTCTTGGCATTGCCTATTATGTGAGCGGGGTGCTGCCCTTTGTGGAAAACCAGCCTGAACTGGTGCATTAA